A single window of Salvia splendens isolate huo1 chromosome 6, SspV2, whole genome shotgun sequence DNA harbors:
- the LOC121807138 gene encoding uncharacterized protein LOC121807138 isoform X2 gives MFSNRLIRSGRKKIGSMNKTRTFFGISLSLIIINMAAIMERADENLLPAVYKEVSEAFQVGPSDLGYLTFIRNFVQGMASPVAGVLAISYDRPTILTIGILCWALSTAAVGASKYFFQVAFWRAINGFGLAIVIPALQSFIADSYMDGIRGTGFGFLNLVGTVGGIGGGAIATVMAGHDLWGIPGWRCAFLIMGALSCLIAFLVYQLVVDPKRNISANDTSKMSDRESLMETRTTSSTTVWLESWSAMKIIMKVPTFQFIVLQGLVGSVPWTAIVFITLWFELIGFDHNSAATLVGLFAAGCALGSFFGGVIADRMSRAYPYSGRVMCAQFSSFMGIPFSLFLLRVIPQEVSSYYTYATTLFLMGLTISWCATATNGPMFAEVVPPKHRTMIYAFDRAFEVSFSSFAAPIVGILAEKIYGYDSKSVDPVLGSRREAMALSRGLLSMMVVPFGLCSLFYSPLYWTFKQDRENARLASVKENEML, from the exons ATGTTTAGCAACCG ATTAATAAGATCAGGAAGAAAAAAGATTGGCAGCATGAACAA AACAAGAACATTTTTTGGGATCTCGCTCTCGTTGATTATAATCAACATGGCTGCGATAATGGAACGTGCTGACGAGAATCTGCTTCCAGCTGTTTACAAAGAAGTCAGTGAAGCTTTCCAAGTCGGGCCATCAGATCTTGGATATCTCACTTTTATCAGGAACTTTGTTCAGGGAATGGCATCACCTGTGGCAGGTGTTTTGGCTATCAGTTACGACCGCCCTACAATTCTTACTATTGGCATTCTCTGCTGGGCCTTATCAACAGCTGCTGTTGGAGCAAGCAAGTATTTCTTTCAAGTTGCATTCTGGAGAGCAATAAATGGCTTCGGACTAGCAATTGTTATACCAGCACTTCAGTCTTTCATTGCAGATAGCTATATGGATGGTATAAGAGGCACTGGATTTGGATTTCTGAATCTAGTTGGCACTGTAGGGGGCATAGGAGGTGGAGCTATTGCCACTGTTATGGCTGGTCACGATTTATGGGGCATACCTGGATGGCGATGCGCCTTCTTGATAATGGGAGCATTGAGTTGTTTAATTGCATTCCTCGTCTATCAGCTTGTTGTAGATCCAAAAAGAAATATCAGCGCAAATGATACAAGCAAGATGTCTGATAG GGAGAGTTTGATGGAAACTCGAACTACAAGTTCGACAACAGTATGGCTGGAGTCATGGTCAGCCATGAAAATCATAATGAAAGTTCCAACCTTTCAATTCATTGTATTACAAGGTCTTGTTGGTTCAGTCCCCTGGACAGCAATTGTTTTCATCACGTTGTGGTTTGAACTAATTG GTTTCGACCACAACAGTGCAGCAACCTTGGTGGGTCTGTTCGCTGCTGGATGTGCACTAGGGTCGTTTTTTGGTGGAGTAATAGCAGATAGAATGTCTCGTGCATACCCTTACTCCGGGAGGGTCATGTGCGCGCAGTTCAGTTCTTTCATGGGCATCCccttctctctcttccttctCCGAGTCATTCCCCAAGAAGTGAGCAGTTACTACACGTACGCGACCACGCTTTTCCTGATGGGCCTTACCATCAGCTGGTGTGCCACAGCCACCAACGGCCCGATGTTTGCTGAGGTTGTCCCTCCCAAACACCGAACAATGATCTATGCGTTCGACCGTGCTTTTGAGGTGTCGTTCTCGTCGTTTGCTGCTCCCATTGTTGGAATCCTCGCAGAGAAGATATACGGGTACGATTCTAAGTCGGTGGACCCGGTGTTAGGCTCGAGGAGGGAGGCTATGGCGTTGTCGAGAGGGCTTCTGTCGATGATGGTGGTCCCGTTCGGGTTGTGCAGCTTGTTTTACAGTCCTTTGTATTGGACCTTTAAGCAGGACAGGGAGAATGCGAGATTAGCGAGTGTGAAGGAGAATGAGATGCTATGA
- the LOC121807138 gene encoding uncharacterized protein LOC121807138 isoform X1, whose amino-acid sequence MFSNRRLIRSGRKKIGSMNKTRTFFGISLSLIIINMAAIMERADENLLPAVYKEVSEAFQVGPSDLGYLTFIRNFVQGMASPVAGVLAISYDRPTILTIGILCWALSTAAVGASKYFFQVAFWRAINGFGLAIVIPALQSFIADSYMDGIRGTGFGFLNLVGTVGGIGGGAIATVMAGHDLWGIPGWRCAFLIMGALSCLIAFLVYQLVVDPKRNISANDTSKMSDRESLMETRTTSSTTVWLESWSAMKIIMKVPTFQFIVLQGLVGSVPWTAIVFITLWFELIGFDHNSAATLVGLFAAGCALGSFFGGVIADRMSRAYPYSGRVMCAQFSSFMGIPFSLFLLRVIPQEVSSYYTYATTLFLMGLTISWCATATNGPMFAEVVPPKHRTMIYAFDRAFEVSFSSFAAPIVGILAEKIYGYDSKSVDPVLGSRREAMALSRGLLSMMVVPFGLCSLFYSPLYWTFKQDRENARLASVKENEML is encoded by the exons ATGTTTAGCAACCG CAGATTAATAAGATCAGGAAGAAAAAAGATTGGCAGCATGAACAA AACAAGAACATTTTTTGGGATCTCGCTCTCGTTGATTATAATCAACATGGCTGCGATAATGGAACGTGCTGACGAGAATCTGCTTCCAGCTGTTTACAAAGAAGTCAGTGAAGCTTTCCAAGTCGGGCCATCAGATCTTGGATATCTCACTTTTATCAGGAACTTTGTTCAGGGAATGGCATCACCTGTGGCAGGTGTTTTGGCTATCAGTTACGACCGCCCTACAATTCTTACTATTGGCATTCTCTGCTGGGCCTTATCAACAGCTGCTGTTGGAGCAAGCAAGTATTTCTTTCAAGTTGCATTCTGGAGAGCAATAAATGGCTTCGGACTAGCAATTGTTATACCAGCACTTCAGTCTTTCATTGCAGATAGCTATATGGATGGTATAAGAGGCACTGGATTTGGATTTCTGAATCTAGTTGGCACTGTAGGGGGCATAGGAGGTGGAGCTATTGCCACTGTTATGGCTGGTCACGATTTATGGGGCATACCTGGATGGCGATGCGCCTTCTTGATAATGGGAGCATTGAGTTGTTTAATTGCATTCCTCGTCTATCAGCTTGTTGTAGATCCAAAAAGAAATATCAGCGCAAATGATACAAGCAAGATGTCTGATAG GGAGAGTTTGATGGAAACTCGAACTACAAGTTCGACAACAGTATGGCTGGAGTCATGGTCAGCCATGAAAATCATAATGAAAGTTCCAACCTTTCAATTCATTGTATTACAAGGTCTTGTTGGTTCAGTCCCCTGGACAGCAATTGTTTTCATCACGTTGTGGTTTGAACTAATTG GTTTCGACCACAACAGTGCAGCAACCTTGGTGGGTCTGTTCGCTGCTGGATGTGCACTAGGGTCGTTTTTTGGTGGAGTAATAGCAGATAGAATGTCTCGTGCATACCCTTACTCCGGGAGGGTCATGTGCGCGCAGTTCAGTTCTTTCATGGGCATCCccttctctctcttccttctCCGAGTCATTCCCCAAGAAGTGAGCAGTTACTACACGTACGCGACCACGCTTTTCCTGATGGGCCTTACCATCAGCTGGTGTGCCACAGCCACCAACGGCCCGATGTTTGCTGAGGTTGTCCCTCCCAAACACCGAACAATGATCTATGCGTTCGACCGTGCTTTTGAGGTGTCGTTCTCGTCGTTTGCTGCTCCCATTGTTGGAATCCTCGCAGAGAAGATATACGGGTACGATTCTAAGTCGGTGGACCCGGTGTTAGGCTCGAGGAGGGAGGCTATGGCGTTGTCGAGAGGGCTTCTGTCGATGATGGTGGTCCCGTTCGGGTTGTGCAGCTTGTTTTACAGTCCTTTGTATTGGACCTTTAAGCAGGACAGGGAGAATGCGAGATTAGCGAGTGTGAAGGAGAATGAGATGCTATGA